TACAGTAGAATAACGAGTGCTGTACTGAGTAGTGGGTACAATACGAGTCTGATCTGGCAACTGCTGTGTCCTTATGACCGTCTGTGTTCTGTAGACGGTGCTGACCACCTGCTTAGGTACCACCTGTGTTGAGACGACGTTTCTAACAATGGTGGTTGGTACCTGCTGGATGCTAGTCTCATACCTTGTCTGGTACTGCACTTGGGTCCTAACACTCTCCTGAGTACGAGTCACGTAGTTGACCTGAGGAGGAAGAGTGACGACCTGTGTGCGTAGGTTTTTCTGAGTGCGAGTGACAGTGATCGTTTGGTATCGCACTGAAGGAACCTGCTGAGTGCGGACTATCTGTGAGTATAAGGTGGTGAGGACTTGCTGTGTGCGGACGGATGTTTGTGTGATGTACTGGACGTTTGTCTTGTAGACGGTTGATGGGACGACGACGGTGGAATATTGAACCTGCGTGCGGTAAACGACAGATGGCTTACAGTCAGCTTCTTCCTTTGGCGGCAGATAGGAGGACTCGAGGTTAATGCGAGCTCCGAAGATTTGACGGCGAGGCCTCTCGACGGACGCCCCGAAGGCGCAGCCGACCAGCAGGGAAAGCAGCAGTGTCCTCATCCTAAggaatacatttatattattgtgCAAGTTGTTGGGAAATGTGATATGGAATGAATATAGAGATATGGTTTAAAAATGAGTTAATTTCACCCTGAAGCAATACCTCCGATATATAAAAGTAATGGACCTTATAATCTAACAACGTGAAAATACTTACTATGAAGAGCTTGTAATATATGTTGCATATTTTATGTAGAGGTAGTAATAAAAGTGTTGCATAAGACTATTGGTATAtttcacatttatattcatacagaATTCACTGTTAAACGATTTGCTAAAAAAAagtttcgatgtttttttctattcataatgCCTAAATTTGATGGATACAGGATGATCTAAGCATTAAAGAacgaaataaccccccccccatttttttttttttagaaattaaaGGGGACAGCCGGGGCATCGTAATTATATCCACAAGAGGAAGTAACTGTCTGAGTGACAGTAACTTGGCGAGGCTGGTTGACTGTGCGGTACACGACCTGCTGTCTTTGTTGGGTCTGCACCACCTCCCGGTTAACGACGCGGTCTTGGCCGGGTACTTGCACCACAGAGGTTCGGACTTCCTGACGGGTTTGTACCACGGGGACTGGTGTGACGTACTGGGTCCTGACAACGGTCTGCACCCGTGTGAAGGG
The nucleotide sequence above comes from Penaeus vannamei isolate JL-2024 chromosome 6, ASM4276789v1, whole genome shotgun sequence. Encoded proteins:
- the LOC113800288 gene encoding uncharacterized protein isoform X1, whose translation is MRTLLLSLLVGCAFGASVERPRRQIFGARINLESSYLPPKEEADCKPSVVYRTQVQYSTVVVPSTVYKTNVQYITQTSVRTQQVLTTLYSQIVRTQQVPSVRYQTITVTRTQKNLRTQVVTLPPQVNYVTRTQESVRTQVQYQTRYETSIQQVPTTIVRNVVSTQVVPKQVVSTVYRTQTVIRTQQLPDQTRIVPTTQYSTRYSTVVIPAQNVVRTTQLVRTNVVTQTITQPGQTRVITSTQLVPVTTTVFSQVVRTNTQIQYVTRTQVEQRVSTVVRTQQVPQYNTRIVTVPQQVVRTQVSTRVVPTTIYAQRIASSYINLPAQTRYVTVTQTSVRTQQLAGQTRTQYNTRIVYNTNYVTSTVYREQYNTVTATQTVKGDCGYSYAAPARAFNPFSG